Within Deltaproteobacteria bacterium, the genomic segment CCCTCCGGCGGCCCGCAGGCGTCGGAGCGCCTCGATGCCGAGCTCCACCTCCTTCGCCCGGCGGGCCTCCCCCTCGTCCAGATCGAAGTCCAGGAACTCGGGGTGCGAGAGCCGGTAGCGGCCCTCGACCCGCGGCAGCAGGGCCTCGAGGCGGGCCTTCTGGACCTCGAGATCGGCCACCCACTTCGGGGCCTCACCGGCGGCGCCGACCCGGCCCTGCACCTCCAGGAGGTGGCGGCCCAGCCAGAGCGCGGTCCGGGCGGCGCGCAGATCCGCCGGCTCGATGGCGGCGCCCCGGAGGGCGCCCTCGAGGCGATCGAGGCGGGCGGAGGTCCGCTCGCGCAGGGCGGTGGCGAGGCGGCCGAGGGCCACCCGCTTCTCCCGCGGGTCGTCGGAGAGCTCCAGCAGCCGCAGGTCGGCGAGGCGGGCGCCACCCTCGGCGGCGGCCCGCAGCCTCGGCAGGATCCCCCCGGCGCCGGCGGCCTCCCGGAGCACGGCCACGGTCGCCCGCCGCTCGGGCGAGGCGGCCTTCGGCTCGATGGCGTGGAGGCGCTCGGTGAGGGCGACGTCCCGGACCAGGGGATCGAGGCTCTCGGCCAGGCGCTGGAGGGCGTCGGCCGCGCTCGCGGCCACCCGGAGGTCGCGATCCTCCAGCAGATCGATCAGCGGGGCCAGGGCCCGGGTGCTGCGGCTGTAGCCCAGGGCCCTCGCGCCAACCCAGCGGCGGCGGGCGTCCGGATCCTTCAGCGCCGCCTCGAGGGCGGGCCAGCCCAGACCGGCGTGGGGCGCGTCGAGCCAGGCGGCGTCCGCCGAGAGCCCCTTCGCGGCCTTGCCCTTGCCCAGCTGCTCCAGCACGTCCTTCGCGGCCCGGGCGATCTCCTCGGGGACCGGCTCGTCGTCCTCCGGGCCCGCGGCCGCGAGGGCCTCGAGGGCCTCCCGATCGAGGCGCCGCAGGGCGCGGGCGTAGCGCGCCCGCACGTCGGTCTCGGCGAGCTGGGCGCGCCCCGCGGCCGGGGCCGAGGCGAGGATCTTCCGGGCGCGCTCGAGCTCGCCCTCGAAGTGGGCGGCGCGCAGGGCGCGGCCGGCCAGGAGGATCTCGGCCTCCTCGCGGTGTTGCCCCCGGGGGAAGCGGGCGAGGTAGGCCTGGAGGGCGAGGGTCGTCCCGGCGGCGCGGGCGGCCTCGAAGCGCAGACGATCGAGCTCCGCCACCACCGCGTCGGTGCCCGGGGCGCCGGGGTTGTCGCCGCTCCAGCGCTCGAGCCGGCCGATCTCACCGGAGGCCAGGGCCTCCTGGCGCAGCAGCTCCACCAGCCTCGCCTTCACCTCGTCGCTGCGGGCCCCCTCGGGGTGCCGGCGGAGGTAGTCCTCCAGCTCGGGCCGGCTCGAGTCGGGCTGGAGGCGGGCGAAGCGCAGCTTCGCCATGGCCTCCTCGGCCTCCAGCCGGTGGGCCGCCCGCGGCACCTCCTCGAGGTAGCGCTTGTAGCCCTCGATGCTCTTCGCCTTCTTCGCCCGGGCCCAGGCCAGGGTGTCGATCCGGGCGTGGGCGAAGGCGATCTCCTCGTCGTCGCTGGAGGGCTCGGCCAGGAAGGCCCGCCAGGCCTCGATCGTGTCGAGGCGCTCGGCGCGGCGGTAGGCGCCGCCGCCGCAGGCCGGCGCGAGCAGGATCAGGAGCGCCCCGAGGACGAGGGCGGAGCCACGAAAGCCTTTGGTGATCATGGACCTATCGAAAATCATTGAAGTAATTTCGAGTCTTCCTCCGGCCGCGGGAGCCTGCCGAGAGCGGCCGGGAAGGGTCCCGCCGCCGCTCGCGAAAGTGGCCCCCGATTTGACGGGCGGGGTGCGCACCGTACCATCGGGATGAATCCTCGCCCACCCGTGAACGTCGGAAGGTGGACGAGCGAGCGTCGAAGACCCCCTTGCACCATCCCTCCCAGCGACCGGGCCGCGATCCCGGACCCCGCCCCCGCCCCGCGGGTCGGGCCCTCCCTCGCCTGCTCCTCTCGGGCCTCGCCCTCACCCTCGGCGCCGGTTGCGTGACCACCGGCGCCGGCCCCGGCCCGGGCAGCCTCGCGACGGACGCCACCTCGCCACCGCGCCACCGGGAGCGGCGCCCTCCCCCGGATCTCCGGGAGCAGGAGCAGGCGCGCGCCGATCCCGCGCAGCGGCGGGAGCCGACCCACCCGGGGGTCGCCCAGCGAGCCTCCACCCTCGTCGGCGCGCAGCGGGTGATCATCGAGGGCAAGCGCCACCGGGCGGACTGCTCGGGGCTCGTGCGGGGGCTCTACGCCGAGGCCGGCCACGACCTCTTCGCCCTCGGCGCCCTCGGCGAGCAGCGCAACGGCGTCGCCATCATCTACCGCTACGTCCAGCGCTACGGTCGCCTGCACGGGGGCCGCCCGGAGAAGGGCGAGCTGGTCTTCTTCGACAACACCTACGACGCGAACGGGAACGGCCGCCTCGATGACGCCCTCTCCCACATCGGGGTCGTCGAGAAGGTGCGCAAGGACGGCACGGTCGTGGTGGTCCACTACGGCGGCAGCGGCGTCGATCGCCTGCTGGTGAACATCGAGCACCCCGATCAGCGCCGCAACGCCCGGGGGGAGCCGATCAACGACTACCTGCGCCGCGCCAAGGACGGCCCGCGCCTGGCCGGGGAGCTCTTCGTCGCCTGGGGGTGGCTGCCGAAGGCGCGCGCGACCATGCTCGTCGCCCACCGGTAGGGCTTCGAGCTTCGAGCTTCGAGCGGTGAGCTTCGAGCGGAGGGCTCTGACGCTCACGGGCTGCTCGACCGCTGGCCGCTGACCCCGAAGTTCGGGGCGTCAG encodes:
- a CDS encoding HEAT repeat domain-containing protein, which codes for MITKGFRGSALVLGALLILLAPACGGGAYRRAERLDTIEAWRAFLAEPSSDDEEIAFAHARIDTLAWARAKKAKSIEGYKRYLEEVPRAAHRLEAEEAMAKLRFARLQPDSSRPELEDYLRRHPEGARSDEVKARLVELLRQEALASGEIGRLERWSGDNPGAPGTDAVVAELDRLRFEAARAAGTTLALQAYLARFPRGQHREEAEILLAGRALRAAHFEGELERARKILASAPAAGRAQLAETDVRARYARALRRLDREALEALAAAGPEDDEPVPEEIARAAKDVLEQLGKGKAAKGLSADAAWLDAPHAGLGWPALEAALKDPDARRRWVGARALGYSRSTRALAPLIDLLEDRDLRVAASAADALQRLAESLDPLVRDVALTERLHAIEPKAASPERRATVAVLREAAGAGGILPRLRAAAEGGARLADLRLLELSDDPREKRVALGRLATALRERTSARLDRLEGALRGAAIEPADLRAARTALWLGRHLLEVQGRVGAAGEAPKWVADLEVQKARLEALLPRVEGRYRLSHPEFLDFDLDEGEARRAKEVELGIEALRRLRAAGGVACEALRWAAGAPHPALRAAAREPGPGAPACAPVSSAPVTPEAAP
- a CDS encoding CHAP domain-containing protein; amino-acid sequence: MHHPSQRPGRDPGPRPRPAGRALPRLLLSGLALTLGAGCVTTGAGPGPGSLATDATSPPRHRERRPPPDLREQEQARADPAQRREPTHPGVAQRASTLVGAQRVIIEGKRHRADCSGLVRGLYAEAGHDLFALGALGEQRNGVAIIYRYVQRYGRLHGGRPEKGELVFFDNTYDANGNGRLDDALSHIGVVEKVRKDGTVVVVHYGGSGVDRLLVNIEHPDQRRNARGEPINDYLRRAKDGPRLAGELFVAWGWLPKARATMLVAHR